ATTTCCGCCAACGGTTCAGCAGAAGTTGCAGGTTCCGGCTCGATGATGAGAGAAAATACAGGCTGCGTAAACAGCTGAGCAGGCCCGGAGGCTGCTGTAAAAGGTTCCTGACTTCGACTCATCCCTTCCGATGTATGAAATAAATAGCTTGATTCTTCACGGAGGTTAATGTGTATACCTGTTTCGTGATGAATGAGTGTAAGCCCCCACTCTCCGGGTAACTGATCATCAATTACCCAGCGCATTTCAGATAAACCGGTAAAAGGCTCTGCATTGATAACTGCATACGGATACATGCCAACTTCAATCCTTTCAGTCAACCCCACCGGCTGTGACATCAGCATGTAGGGTTTAGGGTGCGATTCCGAGATTAACGCGAGATAGGCGAAATTATGGGAGAGCGGCCACAAAGCGGGTGCGTCGTAAGCAGATGGTTCTGTACCGCTTTCAAAGCGATCCCCGAAGCGCACTGCAGCTGCACTTTCATATCTGTCTGCTTCAAAAATAAACCTTACAAACGGTTCCGTTTCACCTGTTTCAGGTCTGAAGAAAGTTTCAGCGTTTTTTTCCCGGGTAATGGCCTCAGGCAGGATGGAAAGTGCCGGATTTTCATCAGAAGCACGAACCCAAAACGCCTGAAAAGGCGCGATATACGGAGCCGTCGTAACATCGGGTATCGGTACACCGCCCCCCATCTCCATGAGCCGGTACTGCTGTGCGGCAGGCTCCCAAACCCATGCAAAAATATCCATATCAGCAGCCTGCCATCCTTCAGTCTTACCCCAGTCGAGCCATGCTGCAAACGGGTTACCAAGCAGATTCCAACCATTCGTTTGGCCGTCAAAAGCGGTATGCAGGTTTTCAAAAGCATAAGGCACCATACCATTTTCAAACCAGGGAACCTGCCCGGAAACCCGAAGGGGTTGTGAGAAATCAACCGGAGCGTTTGTATCATCGGGCGGATTGTTTTCAAGCACATAAACAAGTGCGCCTACTCCCGGAGAAATGGCATTTTCTGCAGGCGGCGTATACGCTGTATCTTCTGACTCTGCCGTGAAAAACAATACGGAGGAATCCGATCCCGGAATGTTTTCATTAGCCCCCGGAAATCCTTGCGTCCACAACGGCTCGAGTAAACCGCCTGTTCCTGCAATTGCGACTGGAACCGGACTCGCAAGGTTAATCCAATGCCCCTGATTGCCACCACTACTCTGAGGCGAAGTAATGAGACGCTCAAAATTCAGCTGTGGCTGCAGTTCGCCTTCATCCCATACGCTTGCACCCGAAGCTACTGTGATACTTGTGTCATCCAACAGAGTCAATTCACCGGATTCCAGCGACAGCAGCCCAGTAATTCTAATATGACTGCCCTCCGTAAGCTGCACCTTACCCGCAACTTTAGCGATCACCAGTTCATCAGCTGACCACACCGGTTGCAGGTTTAATGTCTGATCCGCGGAACCTTCTATTACAAAGCGCCATCCGTCGGTATGCTGTAAGGCTGCTTCAGTATGAATCAGCGAAAGGTCGCCCCGAATGGATACTGTTTTGGGGTTATCCAGGGCTTTGAATGCTGATTCCAGAATAGCCAGCGTCCAAAAGCTGCTTTCTGAAAGCTCAAGATCAGGTACCCCGCTGATGGTTACGGTAGTACCGTCAGCTACATGCTCAAAATCGGGTGGCTGCCCCCCCTCGATGTGTATGGATGTGTTTTCATTCATATAAACAGATCCATTGATTTCAGCCTCTGCATGCAGGTGTACGGGAAAAAGCCCGTCACCCAAAACCACGCGCGCATCAGTACCGCTTACGGGCAGCGGTTCATTCAGGATCAGCGAGTCAGGCGAAACAATGTGCCAGCTGACCCCATTGAGGGCAAATGATTCAGGTATGCGACCGCTACCGTTTGGATTGCTGGCCCAATTAGATACATCCGACAGCGAGCCCGACCCCCGGTAATAGAATGCCTGTGGCGCAGGCAGCGACTCGAGATAGCCGGAAAGAAACGGGCTCAGGTCAATTTGGTGAATGCGCTGCGGCACAGTTACGGGAAACGGCGTGGTAGTACTCGCAAACTCATTGGTTGCGTAGTAGGTAAGGCCGTCTATAGTCGTAATGGCCTCAAGCTGATGCAGTGCGAAAGAGAAGAGGTTAAAGTTAAGCTTGCGCTTGTTGCCACCGAAAAAATCATCCCCCTGAAAATCATACAACAGCCAGATAAAAGGCGGCGTCGTGACTTCCGGGAAGTTATAGCCAATCAGCGCAATCAGGCGCTCTTCCGGCAAATAAACGGAACCCGTGATCAGGCCCTCTACATCAAATGTTGCAATGTTTTCAGCTACATGCGTTCCCGCCTCATTAGGCATGCGGTACACGCTCGTTTGTCTGCTTGTCCACTGCTTGGTAAAAACATAGATAAATTCGTCCGTAACAATAAATGCTTCTGCATCATAATCCGTGATCAGTGATCCTCCGGGGCTGAAATCTGTCTGATCATCGTAGCTGTAAGCGATCTCCTCCACAACCATTTCTCCCCTCAGCAGCGCCTGCTTCTCAATTTTATAGATTTTAAGATTGGTGCGGCTGCCATAGTTGTTACCTATATCTCCCATATAGAGATAGTGCTCATCCTGCGTAAGCTCTTCCCAGTCGTTATTGGTGAGGCCGGTCAGCTCTAAAGCCTGTATATCAAGCGGATCATCGAAAGTGAACCCATAAATATTGAGATCATTGCCATCGTTGTGGGACCAAAACAGATTCTGCCAGACAATCATCCCGGAAGTCCCTTCCAGAACAGGGGCAAGCTCTTTGCGCTCGGTGAAGGTGATGGTTTGTGATGCATAGGTACAGCTGCCGTCGTTAACTGTAGCCTCTGAATTGTAGTTTTGTGCAAGCGGATCCGTACATCCCGGGATTTCGGTTGCAGCAGCTGCAAAAGACAAACCCGAAGTTGGCAGTGCTACAAATAAACATAAAACTGCGAAGACTTTATATAAATGATTTACCCGTGCTTTCATGAGATCCACCTTGTTTGCTGTTATAAAAAATAAATTTGCAAAGTGTCTGTATAAACTGCCAATGAGCAGACTGAGTTATTAACTTTATTTGCTTTGTTATGGCTGCGAGCGATTCTTCAAGACTGAAGTCAAACCAGGCACACTATGTAAGTTAATTATTATATTTTGAGTAAGCCTAAAACAAATGTAAGCCAAACCAGATTGAGCCCGCATTTTCCACCAATCTAAATTTAAACTTTCATTCAGCTGATAAAACCCTTCTAAGTATAAATAATGCGGGTTGATGTTTTCGCAAATCATCTTTACCTGATTCCTTACATATACCGTAGCAGACACAACGCTTTTTAATAAAAAAATCCAAGTCAAAACCGTCTTCATCAAGATGAGCATAAAACCACGCCTCCGACAACAACTTCTAACTTAACAGAGTGGGGCTAATCTACTAATATGCTTACATTTTGACGGGTAATGACCGTGTCAGCTTCAATTGCGGGAAGCTGCAGCTGAACCGGATGAATCCCGTCTCCA
This genomic stretch from Cyclonatronum proteinivorum harbors:
- a CDS encoding T9SS type A sorting domain-containing protein produces the protein MSFAAAATEIPGCTDPLAQNYNSEATVNDGSCTYASQTITFTERKELAPVLEGTSGMIVWQNLFWSHNDGNDLNIYGFTFDDPLDIQALELTGLTNNDWEELTQDEHYLYMGDIGNNYGSRTNLKIYKIEKQALLRGEMVVEEIAYSYDDQTDFSPGGSLITDYDAEAFIVTDEFIYVFTKQWTSRQTSVYRMPNEAGTHVAENIATFDVEGLITGSVYLPEERLIALIGYNFPEVTTPPFIWLLYDFQGDDFFGGNKRKLNFNLFSFALHQLEAITTIDGLTYYATNEFASTTTPFPVTVPQRIHQIDLSPFLSGYLESLPAPQAFYYRGSGSLSDVSNWASNPNGSGRIPESFALNGVSWHIVSPDSLILNEPLPVSGTDARVVLGDGLFPVHLHAEAEINGSVYMNENTSIHIEGGQPPDFEHVADGTTVTISGVPDLELSESSFWTLAILESAFKALDNPKTVSIRGDLSLIHTEAALQHTDGWRFVIEGSADQTLNLQPVWSADELVIAKVAGKVQLTEGSHIRITGLLSLESGELTLLDDTSITVASGASVWDEGELQPQLNFERLITSPQSSGGNQGHWINLASPVPVAIAGTGGLLEPLWTQGFPGANENIPGSDSSVLFFTAESEDTAYTPPAENAISPGVGALVYVLENNPPDDTNAPVDFSQPLRVSGQVPWFENGMVPYAFENLHTAFDGQTNGWNLLGNPFAAWLDWGKTEGWQAADMDIFAWVWEPAAQQYRLMEMGGGVPIPDVTTAPYIAPFQAFWVRASDENPALSILPEAITREKNAETFFRPETGETEPFVRFIFEADRYESAAAVRFGDRFESGTEPSAYDAPALWPLSHNFAYLALISESHPKPYMLMSQPVGLTERIEVGMYPYAVINAEPFTGLSEMRWVIDDQLPGEWGLTLIHHETGIHINLREESSYLFHTSEGMSRSQEPFTAASGPAQLFTQPVFSLIIEPEPATSAEPLAEMPATIKLFPNYPNPFNPQTVIRFALPETADVRLTVYDSLGRRVALLADGTKSAGVHAVIFNSGNLSSGLYFYEMRTQEASIVRKMTLLK